From the Pseudomonas putida genome, one window contains:
- a CDS encoding PQQ-dependent sugar dehydrogenase has product MTRTHWLTTLTAAALLPLLAHAAPEQQFPSEEGQLTVSTVADGLRNPWALAFLPGGKDMLVTERPGNLRVVSAEGKVGPPISGVPKVWAEGQGGLLDVVLSPEFAKDRTVYLSYAEEGSDGKAGTAVGRGQLSEDRARLENFNVIFRQQPKLSEGNHFGSRLVFDRNGFLFIALGENNQRSTAQDLDKLQGKVVRILPDGEIPKDNPFVGKQDVRPEIWSFGHRNQQGAALNPWTGKLWTHEHGPRGGDEINIPAPGRNYGWPIATHGINYSLLPIPEAKGKHVEGMVDPHHVWEKSPGISGMAFYDSPTFKAWDHNLFIGALATQELIRLQLDGDKVVHEERLLGDLKARIRDVRLGPDGYLYVLTDDKDGTLLKVGLSEG; this is encoded by the coding sequence ATGACCCGAACCCACTGGCTGACAACCCTGACCGCCGCTGCACTGTTGCCGCTGCTGGCCCATGCCGCCCCCGAGCAGCAATTTCCCAGCGAAGAGGGGCAACTCACGGTCAGCACCGTAGCGGATGGCCTGCGCAACCCTTGGGCGCTGGCTTTCCTGCCAGGTGGCAAGGACATGCTGGTCACCGAGCGCCCCGGCAACCTGCGCGTGGTGAGCGCCGAGGGCAAGGTCGGCCCGCCCATCAGCGGCGTGCCCAAGGTCTGGGCCGAAGGGCAGGGCGGCCTGCTCGATGTGGTGCTGTCGCCTGAGTTCGCCAAAGACCGCACGGTGTACCTGTCGTATGCCGAGGAGGGCAGTGATGGCAAGGCCGGCACAGCGGTGGGCCGTGGCCAGCTGTCCGAGGACCGCGCCCGGCTGGAAAATTTCAATGTGATCTTCCGCCAGCAACCCAAGCTTTCCGAAGGCAATCACTTCGGCTCGCGGCTGGTGTTCGACCGCAACGGCTTCCTGTTCATCGCCCTGGGCGAGAACAACCAGCGCTCGACCGCCCAGGACCTGGACAAGCTGCAGGGCAAGGTCGTGCGGATCTTGCCCGACGGCGAAATACCGAAGGACAACCCCTTCGTCGGCAAGCAAGATGTGCGCCCGGAAATCTGGTCGTTCGGCCACCGCAACCAACAGGGCGCGGCGCTCAATCCCTGGACTGGCAAGCTCTGGACCCATGAACACGGCCCGCGTGGCGGCGACGAGATCAACATCCCGGCGCCTGGCAGGAACTATGGCTGGCCGATCGCCACGCACGGTATCAACTACTCGCTGCTGCCGATCCCGGAAGCCAAGGGCAAGCATGTCGAAGGCATGGTCGACCCACACCATGTCTGGGAGAAGTCGCCCGGCATCAGCGGCATGGCTTTCTATGACAGCCCGACCTTCAAGGCCTGGGATCACAACCTGTTCATTGGCGCGCTGGCGACCCAGGAATTGATCCGTCTGCAACTTGATGGCGACAAGGTCGTCCATGAAGAGCGCTTGCTGGGTGACTTGAAGGCGCGCATCCGTGATGTGCGGCTGGGGCCGGATGGCTACCTGTACGTGCTGACTGATGACAAGGATGGGACACTGCTGAAGGTGGGGTTGAGCGAGGGCTGA
- the speB gene encoding agmatinase, with amino-acid sequence MEQAQNNDQAMTRDSLYGTAAESTYAGITSFSRRRYSRDLRGVDVVVSGVPFDTATSNRPGARFGPRAIRAASVQQAWARHWPWAFDPFDHLAVIDYGDCAFDSGTPQSVPDSIQAHAEHILEAGCAMLTLGGDHFISYPLLKAHARRHGPLALIHFDAHSDTWPDEEGRIDHGTMFWHAAREGLVDPSCSVQVGLRTTNDDSQGFAILDARQVHRQGTEAIIAAIRQRVGDRPVYLTFDIDCLDPAYAPGTGTPVCGGLSTVQALEILGGLRGINLVGMDLVEVAPAYDHADITALAGATLAMEMLCLYAARHKVDTAR; translated from the coding sequence GTGGAACAAGCCCAGAACAACGACCAGGCCATGACCCGCGACAGCCTGTACGGTACCGCAGCGGAAAGTACCTACGCCGGTATCACCAGTTTCTCCCGTCGCCGCTACAGCCGCGATTTGCGCGGAGTGGATGTGGTGGTCAGCGGTGTGCCGTTCGACACCGCCACCAGCAACCGCCCCGGCGCGCGTTTCGGGCCGCGTGCAATCCGTGCCGCCTCGGTACAGCAGGCCTGGGCGCGCCACTGGCCGTGGGCGTTCGACCCGTTCGACCACCTGGCAGTGATCGACTATGGCGACTGTGCCTTCGACAGCGGCACCCCACAGTCGGTACCCGACAGCATCCAGGCCCACGCCGAGCACATTCTTGAAGCCGGTTGCGCCATGCTCACCCTGGGCGGTGACCATTTCATCAGCTACCCGCTGCTCAAGGCCCATGCCCGTCGCCATGGCCCGCTGGCGCTGATCCATTTCGATGCGCACAGCGACACCTGGCCGGACGAAGAGGGCCGTATCGACCATGGCACCATGTTCTGGCATGCCGCCCGCGAGGGCCTGGTCGATCCGTCCTGCTCGGTGCAGGTCGGCCTGCGCACCACCAATGACGACAGCCAGGGCTTCGCCATTCTCGATGCCCGGCAGGTGCACCGCCAGGGCACCGAAGCGATCATCGCCGCGATCCGCCAGCGGGTTGGCGACCGGCCGGTGTACCTGACGTTCGACATCGATTGCCTCGACCCGGCGTATGCACCCGGCACTGGCACCCCGGTATGTGGCGGCTTGAGCACGGTGCAGGCGCTGGAGATCCTCGGTGGCCTGCGCGGCATCAACCTGGTGGGCATGGACCTGGTGGAAGTGGCGCCGGCCTATGACCACGCCGATATCACCGCGCTGGCCGGGGCCACCCTGGCCATGGAGATGCTGTGCCTGTACGCGGCACGGCACAAGGTCGATACCGCCCGGTGA
- a CDS encoding extracellular solute-binding protein, giving the protein MRRSLCLLSLILALPLQAEEKVVNLYSWADYVAPETLQRFEKETGYKVRYDTFDTTEVLETKLLTGRSGYDVVVPSATVLARALKANALQPLDAQDMPGYANLDKDLLAKLAEADPGNRYAVPYTWGTLGLGVNVEAVRQRLGDVPLDSLDLLFKPEYASRLKECGIAMPDSPQEVIGVALNYLGKDPYSQDKADLAAAQNLLNQLQPSISYVANGRQINDLANGSVCLALTYNGDAAMAADQARRAGKPFELIYRIPREGTLVWQDNLVIPKDAPHPEAARAFIAFMLKPESVAALTNTLFFANANQAATPLVDEAVRNDPDIYPPADVRERLYADRSMALSDLRQRNRLWTAFRSRQ; this is encoded by the coding sequence ATGCGTCGATCGCTGTGCCTGTTGTCCCTGATCCTGGCCCTGCCGCTGCAGGCCGAAGAAAAGGTCGTCAATCTCTACAGCTGGGCCGACTACGTCGCCCCGGAAACCCTCCAGCGCTTTGAAAAGGAAACCGGCTACAAGGTGCGCTACGACACCTTCGACACCACCGAAGTCCTCGAAACCAAACTGCTCACCGGCCGCAGCGGCTACGACGTGGTCGTGCCGTCCGCCACCGTACTGGCCCGGGCGCTGAAGGCCAATGCCCTGCAACCGCTCGATGCGCAAGACATGCCCGGTTACGCCAACCTCGACAAGGACCTGCTGGCCAAGCTGGCCGAGGCCGACCCAGGCAACCGTTACGCGGTGCCCTACACCTGGGGCACCCTGGGCCTTGGGGTGAATGTCGAGGCAGTGCGCCAGCGCCTGGGCGATGTGCCGCTGGACAGCCTCGACCTGCTGTTCAAACCCGAGTACGCCAGCCGCCTCAAGGAGTGCGGCATCGCCATGCCGGACTCGCCCCAGGAAGTGATCGGCGTCGCCCTCAACTACCTCGGCAAAGACCCCTACAGCCAGGACAAGGCCGACCTCGCGGCGGCGCAGAACCTGCTGAACCAGCTGCAACCGTCGATCAGCTACGTCGCCAATGGCCGGCAGATCAACGACCTGGCCAACGGCAGCGTATGCCTGGCGCTGACCTACAACGGCGATGCGGCCATGGCCGCCGACCAGGCGCGCCGCGCCGGCAAGCCGTTCGAGCTGATCTACCGCATCCCCCGTGAAGGCACGCTGGTGTGGCAGGACAACCTGGTCATCCCCAAGGACGCCCCGCACCCGGAAGCTGCCCGGGCGTTCATCGCGTTCATGCTGAAACCGGAGTCGGTGGCAGCGCTCACCAATACGTTGTTCTTCGCCAATGCCAACCAGGCGGCCACACCGTTGGTGGATGAAGCCGTGCGCAATGACCCGGATATCTACCCCCCTGCCGACGTGCGTGAGCGCCTGTATGCCGACCGCAGCATGGCGCTGTCCGACCTGCGCCAGCGCAACCGGCTGTGGACGGCCTTCCGCAGCCGCCAGTGA
- a CDS encoding LysR family transcriptional regulator, translating to MLGQLHDPDLHLLRLFVTVVEAGGFSAAQGVLGLSQPTISQRMAQLETRLGYRLCSRGKGGFRLTDKGELLVEAARGLLLNIELFRQQANGVAGRLLGTVRVGMAENQDAAVSLRLATAISRFRGREEAVQLELISAPPAELERLLLEQRLDFAISYFSGNQAAFDYQPLFEERQRLYCGKGHALFDVAEVTHEQLLEADQVRHPYRFLKGGEPFQSRRSMAVAEQIESVLTFILSGRHIGYLPCHCAASWEAQGMLRALDPGLDFVVPFTLARHRAQVPGEAQVAFVKDLLDAFS from the coding sequence ATGCTCGGACAACTGCACGACCCCGACCTGCACCTGCTGCGGCTGTTCGTCACTGTAGTAGAGGCCGGTGGCTTCAGTGCTGCCCAAGGCGTACTGGGCTTGAGCCAACCCACCATCAGCCAGCGCATGGCGCAGCTGGAAACGCGCCTGGGCTACCGCCTGTGCAGCCGCGGCAAAGGCGGCTTTCGCCTGACAGACAAGGGCGAGTTGCTGGTGGAGGCGGCCCGTGGCCTGTTGCTGAACATCGAGTTGTTCCGCCAACAGGCCAACGGCGTGGCCGGGCGACTGCTGGGAACGGTACGGGTGGGCATGGCTGAGAACCAGGATGCAGCCGTGAGCTTGCGCCTGGCCACGGCCATTTCACGCTTTCGTGGCCGCGAGGAAGCGGTGCAACTGGAGCTGATCAGCGCACCACCGGCGGAGCTGGAGCGGCTGCTGCTGGAGCAACGACTGGACTTTGCCATCAGCTACTTTTCCGGCAACCAGGCGGCATTCGACTACCAGCCGTTGTTCGAGGAGCGGCAGCGTTTGTACTGCGGTAAGGGGCATGCGCTGTTCGATGTGGCCGAGGTGACCCACGAGCAGTTGCTGGAGGCGGATCAGGTCCGTCACCCCTATCGCTTCCTCAAGGGCGGCGAGCCGTTCCAGAGCCGACGCAGCATGGCGGTGGCGGAGCAGATCGAGAGCGTGCTGACGTTCATTCTGTCAGGGCGGCATATTGGCTATCTGCCTTGTCACTGTGCGGCGAGTTGGGAGGCTCAGGGGATGTTGCGGGCGCTGGATCCAGGGCTGGATTTCGTGGTGCCCTTCACCTTGGCTCGGCATCGGGCACAGGTGCCGGGGGAGGCGCAGGTGGCATTTGTAAAGGATTTGCTGGACGCGTTCTCCTGA
- a CDS encoding FecR family protein has translation MTDTPTMHAPQPISDLSDDALDWQVLLHSGHASVTDQARYQRWCQLSPAHAEAAHEAEALWQDLGHTPTAQVFEAAPARRSKRHWATGIAASLVLLVAGYGGWQQAPVWLADYHTGVGEQQRITLADGSRVLLNSASALNVAFSASERRVTLQAGEALFETTDDPRPFVVETAGDAVQGSAATFSVRRDGHVVLAKGEARLGDHILAIATDASAQTAWQRGKLIFNGKPLGQVLAELERYQYGRILLSDHKLSALEVSGVFDLNEPQALLRTLEQRYGLKVTYLPWLAVVH, from the coding sequence ATGACTGATACCCCGACCATGCACGCTCCGCAGCCGATCAGTGACTTGTCCGACGATGCCCTCGACTGGCAGGTGCTGCTGCACTCGGGCCATGCCAGTGTTACCGATCAGGCCCGCTACCAGCGCTGGTGCCAGCTGAGCCCGGCACATGCCGAGGCGGCGCATGAGGCGGAAGCGCTGTGGCAGGATCTGGGTCATACGCCGACTGCCCAGGTATTCGAAGCAGCGCCGGCGCGCCGCAGCAAGCGCCACTGGGCAACGGGCATCGCCGCCTCCCTGGTGCTGCTGGTGGCAGGTTACGGCGGCTGGCAACAGGCGCCGGTGTGGCTGGCGGACTATCACACGGGCGTCGGCGAGCAACAGCGCATTACCCTCGCGGACGGTTCGCGGGTACTGCTCAACAGCGCCAGCGCCCTCAATGTGGCCTTCAGCGCCAGCGAGCGCAGGGTGACGCTGCAGGCCGGCGAGGCACTGTTCGAAACCACCGATGACCCACGCCCCTTCGTGGTCGAAACCGCCGGTGATGCCGTGCAGGGCAGTGCGGCAACCTTCAGCGTGCGCCGTGACGGCCATGTGGTGCTGGCCAAAGGTGAAGCCCGGCTCGGTGATCACATCCTGGCCATCGCAACCGACGCCAGCGCGCAGACGGCCTGGCAGCGGGGCAAGCTGATCTTCAATGGCAAACCGCTGGGGCAGGTGCTGGCCGAGCTCGAACGCTACCAGTACGGCCGCATTCTGCTCTCCGACCACAAACTCTCGGCACTCGAAGTCAGTGGCGTATTCGACTTGAACGAGCCACAGGCCCTGCTGCGCACGCTGGAGCAGCGTTACGGCCTCAAGGTCACCTACCTGCCGTGGCTGGCCGTGGTGCACTGA
- a CDS encoding LEA type 2 family protein, which translates to MVARLRRPLRLLLVLMLAIGLNACALFQARDPLNISVIGIEPLPGQELEMRMAVKMRVQNPNESAIDYNGIALNLEVNGQPLAAGVSDQQGHIGRYDEAVIVVPVSITAFAFLRQAYGLGKLDSLQGMPYKLRGKLAGGPLGTVRFTDEGKLDLPKEGSLYW; encoded by the coding sequence ATGGTTGCCCGTTTACGCCGCCCCCTTCGTCTGCTGCTGGTCCTGATGCTGGCCATTGGGCTCAACGCTTGCGCGCTGTTCCAGGCCCGTGATCCGCTGAACATCAGTGTGATCGGTATCGAACCGCTGCCGGGGCAGGAGCTGGAAATGCGCATGGCGGTGAAGATGAGGGTGCAGAACCCCAACGAATCGGCCATCGACTACAACGGCATTGCGCTGAACCTGGAGGTCAACGGTCAGCCGCTGGCGGCCGGCGTAAGCGATCAGCAAGGGCACATCGGCCGCTACGACGAAGCCGTGATCGTGGTGCCGGTGAGCATCACGGCGTTCGCCTTCCTGCGCCAGGCCTACGGCCTGGGCAAGCTCGATTCGCTGCAAGGGATGCCTTACAAACTGCGTGGCAAGCTCGCCGGCGGGCCGTTGGGCACAGTGCGCTTCACCGACGAAGGCAAGCTCGACCTGCCCAAGGAGGGCAGCCTGTATTGGTAA
- a CDS encoding DUF883 family protein, which produces MARKTAALADSDQIKDQVFSELQALIEESEKLLNESAALVGEEAETLRAQVSLKLRQAREAAGQVRAKAQPVVEATQDYIGGHPWQTVAVSAGFGLVIGLLLGRRY; this is translated from the coding sequence ATGGCCCGAAAAACCGCCGCACTGGCCGACAGTGATCAGATCAAGGACCAGGTGTTCAGTGAACTACAGGCATTGATCGAAGAATCGGAAAAATTGCTTAACGAAAGCGCCGCGCTGGTTGGCGAAGAAGCCGAGACCCTGCGTGCGCAGGTCAGCCTGAAACTGCGCCAGGCGCGCGAGGCCGCCGGCCAGGTGCGGGCCAAGGCGCAACCGGTGGTGGAGGCCACCCAGGACTATATCGGTGGCCATCCCTGGCAGACCGTGGCCGTGTCTGCAGGCTTCGGACTGGTGATCGGCCTGCTGCTGGGGCGCCGCTACTAG
- a CDS encoding tRNA-(ms[2]io[6]A)-hydroxylase: MSLIPEIDAFLGCPTPDAWIEAALADQETLLIDHKNCEFKAASTALSLIAKYNTHLDLINMMSRLAREELVHHEQVLRLMKRRGVPLRPVSAGRYASGLRRLVRAHEPVKLVDTLVVGAFIEARSCERFAALVPHLDEELGTFYHGLLKSEARHYQGYLKLAHQYGEEADIARRVELVRAAEAELIQSPDQELRFHSGIPMAQAA, encoded by the coding sequence ATGTCGCTGATCCCCGAAATCGATGCCTTCCTCGGCTGCCCGACCCCAGATGCCTGGATCGAAGCGGCACTCGCCGACCAGGAAACCCTGCTGATCGATCACAAGAACTGCGAGTTCAAGGCAGCCAGCACCGCCCTGAGCCTGATCGCCAAGTACAACACCCACCTGGACCTGATCAACATGATGTCGCGCCTGGCCCGTGAAGAGCTGGTGCATCACGAGCAGGTGCTGCGGTTGATGAAGCGTCGCGGCGTGCCACTGCGGCCAGTTTCGGCGGGGCGCTATGCGTCTGGCCTGCGACGCCTGGTACGTGCCCACGAGCCGGTGAAGCTGGTGGATACCCTGGTGGTCGGGGCATTCATCGAGGCCCGTAGTTGCGAACGTTTTGCGGCCTTGGTGCCACACCTCGATGAGGAGCTCGGCACCTTTTATCACGGCCTGCTCAAAAGCGAAGCCCGCCATTATCAGGGCTATCTGAAGCTGGCCCACCAGTACGGGGAAGAGGCGGACATCGCCCGCCGCGTCGAACTGGTACGCGCAGCGGAAGCGGAGCTGATCCAGTCTCCCGATCAGGAGCTACGCTTCCACAGCGGTATCCCGATGGCGCAAGCTGCCTGA
- a CDS encoding universal stress protein: MQAVRSILVVLDPEHAHSRALTRAKLIAGVTGARLHLLMCDKKHDHSALLSLLSSQLHDDGYDNVTHEQTWHETLHESIIAVQQAEGCELVIKEHRPDNPLKKALLTPIDWKLLRQCPCAVLMVKSERPWTGGVILAAVDVGNQDEDHRRLHASIIDHGYAIAGLAKGDLHVVSAHPSPMLSASDPVYQLSETIEKRYREACSAFQAEFDISEDRLHVAEGPADVLIPHFEKQLDAVVTVIGTVARTGISGALIGNTSEVVLDSLEGDVLVLKSEEATAHLAELARG; encoded by the coding sequence ATGCAAGCGGTCCGTAGCATCCTCGTCGTCCTCGACCCTGAACATGCCCATAGCCGTGCGCTGACCCGCGCCAAGCTGATTGCTGGCGTGACCGGTGCTCGTCTGCATCTGCTGATGTGTGACAAGAAGCATGACCACAGTGCCTTGCTCAGTTTGCTCAGTAGCCAGTTGCATGATGATGGCTATGACAATGTCACCCATGAACAGACCTGGCATGAGACCTTGCATGAATCGATCATCGCCGTGCAGCAGGCCGAAGGCTGTGAGCTGGTGATCAAGGAACATCGCCCGGATAACCCGCTGAAGAAGGCATTGCTCACCCCGATCGACTGGAAGCTGTTGCGCCAGTGCCCCTGTGCGGTATTGATGGTCAAGAGTGAGCGGCCTTGGACAGGTGGTGTGATCCTCGCGGCGGTGGATGTGGGCAACCAGGACGAAGACCATCGTCGCCTGCATGCCAGTATCATCGACCATGGCTATGCCATTGCCGGGTTGGCCAAGGGCGACCTGCATGTCGTCAGTGCGCACCCCTCGCCCATGCTGTCGGCGTCTGACCCGGTTTATCAGCTGAGTGAAACCATCGAGAAGCGCTATCGGGAGGCTTGCAGTGCGTTTCAGGCCGAATTCGACATCAGTGAAGATCGCCTGCATGTCGCGGAAGGGCCGGCAGATGTACTGATACCCCATTTCGAGAAGCAGCTCGATGCCGTGGTCACGGTGATCGGCACAGTTGCGCGAACCGGGATTTCCGGGGCCCTGATCGGCAATACCTCGGAAGTGGTGCTCGATTCGCTGGAAGGCGATGTGCTCGTGCTCAAGAGCGAAGAAGCGACGGCACATCTGGCGGAACTGGCCCGGGGCTGA
- the rhtA gene encoding threonine/homoserine exporter RhtA, whose amino-acid sequence MNTQPRSLAATLFPIGLLLIAMASIQSGASLAKSMFPIIGAQGTTTLRLIFASIIMLLILRPWRVRMTANTLRNVVIYGMSLGGMNFLFYMSLQTTPLGIAVALEFTGPLAVALFASRRALDFVWIALAVAGLLLLLPVGHGGQPLDLLGAAYALGAGVCWALYILFGQRAGAEHGIQSAALGVVVAALFVAPIGIVHAGSALLTPAVIPLALGVAVLSTALPYSLEMVALTRMPARTFGTLMSIEPAIGALSGLLFLGEVLSTTQWLAILAIIAASVGATLSMRREAKPALAAD is encoded by the coding sequence ATGAACACCCAGCCCCGCAGCCTGGCCGCCACTCTCTTCCCGATCGGCCTGCTGCTCATCGCCATGGCCTCGATCCAGTCCGGCGCCTCATTGGCCAAAAGCATGTTCCCCATCATTGGCGCTCAAGGCACCACCACCCTGCGCCTGATCTTTGCCAGCATCATCATGCTGCTGATCCTGCGACCATGGCGGGTGCGCATGACCGCCAACACCCTGCGCAACGTCGTCATCTACGGCATGTCCCTGGGCGGCATGAACTTCCTCTTCTATATGTCCCTGCAGACCACACCGCTGGGCATCGCCGTCGCCCTGGAGTTCACCGGCCCGCTGGCCGTGGCGCTTTTCGCCTCGCGCCGCGCGCTGGACTTCGTGTGGATTGCCCTGGCGGTCGCCGGCCTGTTGTTGCTGCTACCGGTCGGGCACGGCGGCCAGCCGCTCGATCTGCTGGGCGCAGCCTATGCACTTGGCGCGGGTGTGTGCTGGGCACTGTACATTCTGTTTGGCCAACGTGCCGGCGCCGAGCACGGCATCCAGAGCGCCGCCCTCGGCGTGGTGGTCGCGGCCTTGTTTGTCGCGCCCATCGGCATCGTGCATGCCGGCAGTGCATTGCTCACTCCTGCCGTAATCCCGTTGGCACTGGGCGTCGCCGTGCTTTCGACCGCCCTGCCCTATAGCCTGGAAATGGTCGCCCTGACCCGCATGCCAGCGCGTACTTTCGGCACGCTGATGAGCATCGAACCGGCGATTGGCGCACTGTCGGGCCTGCTGTTCCTCGGTGAAGTCCTGAGCACCACCCAGTGGCTGGCAATTCTTGCCATTATCGCAGCCTCGGTCGGCGCCACACTGTCCATGCGTCGCGAGGCAAAGCCCGCACTCGCCGCCGACTGA